The DNA region GCTCCGAGGATCGAGGGGACGAAGGGTCCCTGGGATCTCATGAACTTGCTTGCCCTGATGGCGTTCCTGCGTGCCTCATCGAAGGTAGAGGTTCCAAAGAAGTCCACGGGGATGTGCTCTCCGTTCTTTGCTCCGTAGGGCTCGAGTCCCTGGAGCTTTCCGTTGTTGAGCTGGAATCCGAGACAGCAGACTCTTGGTGGTCCGTCGTAGTACGTGGGGTCGGAGTCCTCTGGGGAGCAGGGGTAGAATGCACCGATGTGCGATCCCCTCATCCATCCTGCAACGAGCATGGTGCTGTTGAGGAAGGGCTGTGTGTACTCTCCGACGGAGGGGAGACCGCTCTGGCATCTGCAGATGCAGACAGGGTCGTCCTTTCCGACATACCTTCCGGCTGTCATGTTGAGCTTGTCGGTGGAAACGACAGCTGCGGGACCGATTCCGGCCCTTGAGTTGACTCTCTTGATGGCGTATCTGGAGGTGTCTCCGAGAAGGGACAGGATGCTCCAGGACTCCTCGGGAGCGGACATAACGACCTTCTTGTTGGCCATGACGTCCTGGATCTCGAAGTCGAATCCCTGCTTTGCCCTCTTGTCGATGACAAGTCCGGTGGTTGTGAAGGGGTCCATGAAGATCCTTGTGAGCGGGAGTGTGTATGCGGAGGGCTCTGTCTTATCTGCCATGAAGAACAGAAGAGGCTCGGATCCCCTCTCCTCAAAGGTCATCTCGGCAGAACCGGGTCCTGCTCCCTTGACGTTTCCGGAGAATGCATCAGTGAGGATGTCCTGTCCAGCTGCGTAGAGCTTCATCTTCTTGGCAATCTTGGTAGCCTGCTGGAAGCACTCCCATGCGGCTCCGTGAACATCCTTGTTGTTCTCTCCCTTGTAGTGTGTCATGTAGAGGTTGATGTCATCACCGACACGGGTGACGTAGAAATCCTCTATTGTTCCTGCTTTCTGAGCGTCCTTGAGGACGTTCCTTGCAGCATCGAGCATCGAGGGGTGGGGCCTTG from Thermoplasmata archaeon includes:
- a CDS encoding fructose 1,6-bisphosphatase, whose protein sequence is MSAEKVTVSIIKADVGSVVGHARPHPSMLDAARNVLKDAQKAGTIEDFYVTRVGDDINLYMTHYKGENNKDVHGAAWECFQQATKIAKKMKLYAAGQDILTDAFSGNVKGAGPGSAEMTFEERGSEPLLFFMADKTEPSAYTLPLTRIFMDPFTTTGLVIDKRAKQGFDFEIQDVMANKKVVMSAPEESWSILSLLGDTSRYAIKRVNSRAGIGPAAVVSTDKLNMTAGRYVGKDDPVCICRCQSGLPSVGEYTQPFLNSTMLVAGWMRGSHIGAFYPCSPEDSDPTYYDGPPRVCCLGFQLNNGKLQGLEPYGAKNGEHIPVDFFGTSTFDEARRNAIRASKFMRSQGPFVPSILGAEEMEYTSRPDVLKELTSRFVSLDEKAATKKAPAKKTASKKKKVEVE